One genomic region from Listeria monocytogenes encodes:
- a CDS encoding metallophosphoesterase, with product MKKTGWGILGAVAAFTGYAYWSTKHLTVTNYEIVSDKIPAEWDGATFIQLSDLHSASFGLYNNPLLSIVNELAPNAVFLTGDMIDGDESPYVAMAVVRKLAKEFPVFYVSGNHEGRSAFYEDFKADMEKHHVAVLENERYFLKKDGAAIMVAGVQDPRFVKENWAEKELPKEEWEEAALKEALDDATANLSPDYFTILLAHRPEFWPLYQAYPIDLVLSGHAHGGQFRLPLTEGLFAPGQGFMPKWTAGIHRAGGKALVVSRGLGNVTKLPRLFNDPEVIRITLKAKGDA from the coding sequence ATGAAAAAAACTGGATGGGGTATACTTGGTGCGGTTGCTGCTTTTACAGGCTATGCTTACTGGTCAACAAAACATTTAACCGTAACAAATTATGAAATAGTATCAGATAAAATTCCAGCAGAATGGGACGGCGCAACTTTTATACAGCTGTCCGATCTGCATAGTGCAAGTTTTGGTTTATATAATAATCCTTTGCTCAGTATCGTGAATGAGCTGGCTCCGAATGCCGTTTTTCTAACAGGAGATATGATTGATGGAGATGAGTCGCCATATGTAGCGATGGCAGTTGTGCGCAAATTGGCTAAAGAATTCCCGGTTTTTTATGTGAGCGGAAATCATGAAGGTCGAAGCGCATTTTATGAAGATTTTAAAGCAGACATGGAAAAGCATCATGTCGCTGTCCTTGAAAATGAACGCTATTTTCTAAAAAAAGATGGTGCAGCGATTATGGTAGCCGGCGTCCAGGATCCTCGTTTCGTAAAAGAAAATTGGGCTGAAAAAGAACTACCAAAAGAAGAATGGGAAGAAGCAGCATTAAAAGAAGCTTTAGACGATGCGACAGCTAATTTATCACCGGATTACTTTACGATATTACTGGCGCATCGTCCGGAGTTTTGGCCACTATACCAAGCGTACCCAATTGACTTAGTATTATCTGGACATGCGCACGGCGGCCAATTTAGGCTTCCGCTAACAGAAGGCCTTTTCGCACCGGGACAAGGTTTCATGCCAAAATGGACAGCTGGCATTCACCGGGCTGGAGGGAAAGCACTTGTTGTTAGCCGCGGTTTAGGAAATGTAACGAAACTTCCGCGCTTATTTAATGATCCGGAAGTCATTCGAATTACGCTTAAAGCAAAAGGGGATGCTTAA
- a CDS encoding carbohydrate ABC transporter permease: MATIRNKSAQIHQQRMAYLFIALPVLLLAIFMILPIGMALFVSFTDYDIVNSPNWIGFDNYIKMFRDPYFLISLKNTIIYTALFVPLGLVASLGAAILINMNKKGAGLFRTFFYVPVLCSTVATATIWYWLLNPQYGLINRVLGWFGINGPAWLYDSNWAMFAIVMMSVWMTFGTNMMIFLAGLQGIPANLYEASKIEGASRWKTFRYVTWPSLSRTTFLVTTMLIINAFQVFDQAYVLTKGGPGNSTITLVYYIYNEGFGGLKMGYASAISFVLFLIILVFSIINMRVNKEDRTA, encoded by the coding sequence ATGGCAACAATTAGAAATAAATCTGCCCAAATACACCAACAACGAATGGCTTACCTTTTTATTGCACTTCCAGTTTTATTACTAGCGATTTTTATGATTTTACCAATTGGAATGGCACTATTTGTCAGTTTTACAGATTATGATATTGTTAATTCTCCCAATTGGATTGGCTTTGACAATTACATAAAAATGTTTAGAGATCCTTATTTTCTCATTTCATTAAAGAATACTATTATATACACCGCTCTGTTTGTACCACTTGGTCTTGTAGCATCACTTGGGGCTGCTATCTTGATTAATATGAATAAAAAAGGAGCAGGTTTATTTAGGACATTTTTTTATGTGCCGGTATTATGCTCTACGGTAGCAACTGCGACAATATGGTATTGGTTGCTTAATCCTCAGTATGGTTTGATTAATCGTGTTTTAGGATGGTTTGGAATTAATGGCCCAGCATGGCTCTATGATTCGAACTGGGCAATGTTTGCGATTGTGATGATGAGTGTTTGGATGACATTTGGAACAAATATGATGATTTTTCTTGCCGGTCTTCAGGGTATCCCGGCTAACTTATATGAAGCTTCTAAAATAGAAGGAGCTTCAAGATGGAAGACATTTCGTTATGTCACTTGGCCATCCCTTTCACGGACCACTTTCCTCGTAACAACAATGCTAATTATCAATGCTTTTCAGGTATTTGATCAAGCATATGTTTTAACAAAAGGCGGTCCAGGAAACTCAACTATTACGCTTGTCTACTACATTTACAATGAAGGATTCGGAGGATTAAAAATGGGCTATGCTTCCGCAATTTCTTTTGTGTTATTTTTAATCATACTAGTATTTTCGATTATCAATATGCGTGTAAATAAAGAAGATAGGACAGCTTAA
- the lplA2 gene encoding lipoate protein ligase LplA2: MIYLDNEDVLDQAYNFAMEEYALRSLDENETYFMFYRMKPTIIVGKNQNTLEEINHPFVKDHHIDVLRRLSGGGAVYNDEGNISFSMITKDDGNSFQNFAKFTEPVIRALRKLGVNAELSGRNDIEVNGKKISGNAQFATKGRLYSHGTLLFDVDLSMLEKALQVDPEKYLSKGVKSVRSRVTTIREHLAEDIDILTFKQILLESIFETKDIPRYTFTEADKQGIEKLRTERYRNWNWTYGKSPKATIKRKKRFPAGTIEFQVSLEKGQVKEATIYGDFFGTEDVAELAEKIIGCRFERKSIQNAWQEINAKDYFGGIEKEAILDMLFE, translated from the coding sequence GTGATTTATTTAGATAACGAAGATGTACTTGATCAAGCGTACAACTTTGCAATGGAAGAATATGCGCTGCGTTCTTTAGATGAAAATGAAACGTATTTTATGTTTTACCGTATGAAGCCAACGATTATTGTCGGTAAAAATCAAAACACGCTGGAAGAAATTAACCATCCTTTTGTAAAAGACCATCATATCGACGTTCTCCGCCGTTTATCTGGTGGGGGAGCTGTCTATAACGACGAAGGCAATATTAGCTTTAGCATGATCACAAAAGATGATGGAAATAGTTTTCAAAATTTCGCGAAGTTCACAGAACCAGTTATTCGAGCGCTCCGCAAGCTTGGTGTAAATGCTGAACTGAGTGGTCGAAATGATATTGAAGTGAATGGCAAAAAAATAAGTGGAAATGCACAATTTGCAACAAAAGGTCGACTTTATAGCCATGGAACTTTACTTTTCGATGTCGATTTATCCATGCTCGAAAAAGCCTTACAAGTGGATCCAGAGAAATACTTGTCCAAAGGTGTTAAATCTGTACGTAGTCGTGTAACTACAATTCGCGAGCATTTAGCAGAAGATATCGATATTCTGACCTTTAAACAAATTCTACTGGAATCCATTTTTGAAACGAAAGATATCCCACGTTATACTTTTACGGAAGCAGATAAACAAGGAATTGAAAAATTACGCACGGAGCGTTATCGGAATTGGAACTGGACATACGGTAAATCACCAAAAGCTACCATAAAACGCAAAAAAAGATTTCCAGCCGGAACCATTGAATTCCAAGTTTCACTAGAAAAAGGTCAAGTAAAAGAAGCGACCATTTATGGAGATTTTTTTGGTACAGAGGATGTTGCTGAATTAGCTGAGAAAATAATCGGATGCCGTTTTGAACGTAAATCTATTCAAAATGCTTGGCAAGAAATAAATGCGAAAGACTATTTTGGTGGAATTGAAAAAGAAGCGATTTTAGATATGTTATTTGAATAA
- the hflX gene encoding GTPase HflX: MEKKVLIVGISQKQKDFDYSMEELANLAAANNMEVVGEIRQNIDRENRATYVGKGKVDEIKGLAEMQDARLIIFNDELSPSQIRNLEEALELDVMDRTGLILAIFANRAKTKEAQLQVQIAKLQYELPRIFGQGEDMDQQSGKGGLSNRGSGEKKIETDRRTIKHQIRHLQKELDMLVDDREVRRRKRKKNEIPVVSLVGYTNAGKSTTMNGLVRAYSETADKQVFEKDMLFATLETSVREIVLPDNKQFLLTDTVGFVSKLPHQLVKAFRSTLEEARDADLLIHVVDYSDPHYKTMMKTTEETLKVVGVEDVPVIYAYNKADLLEDEMYPKQTGNTIIFSAREEESLEFLTEVIRKELFASYEKATFLIPFEAGQVVAYLNEHADILETEYLENGTQIVAEVSPADLQKLAEYQVAE, from the coding sequence ATGGAGAAAAAAGTATTAATCGTTGGTATAAGCCAAAAACAAAAAGATTTTGATTATTCAATGGAAGAATTAGCCAATTTAGCGGCTGCAAATAATATGGAAGTGGTGGGCGAAATACGGCAAAATATCGACCGTGAAAATCGCGCCACGTATGTTGGAAAAGGAAAAGTGGATGAGATCAAAGGGCTGGCAGAAATGCAGGACGCTCGCTTGATTATTTTTAACGATGAGCTTTCGCCGTCGCAAATTAGAAACCTAGAAGAAGCATTGGAACTAGACGTAATGGATAGAACAGGATTGATTTTGGCTATTTTTGCGAACAGAGCAAAAACAAAAGAAGCTCAACTTCAAGTCCAAATTGCCAAATTACAATATGAACTTCCGCGTATTTTTGGACAAGGCGAGGATATGGACCAACAAAGTGGAAAAGGCGGCCTTAGCAACCGTGGTTCAGGTGAAAAGAAAATCGAAACCGACCGTCGTACCATCAAACATCAAATCCGCCATTTACAAAAAGAGTTGGACATGCTCGTTGATGACCGCGAAGTACGTCGTCGCAAACGAAAGAAAAATGAAATTCCTGTGGTATCGCTCGTGGGTTATACGAACGCTGGAAAATCAACAACGATGAATGGTTTAGTACGGGCATATAGCGAAACGGCAGACAAACAAGTTTTTGAGAAAGACATGCTCTTTGCTACGCTTGAAACGAGTGTGCGCGAAATTGTTTTGCCAGATAACAAGCAATTTTTACTCACAGATACGGTTGGTTTTGTTAGTAAACTTCCGCATCAATTAGTGAAAGCCTTCCGTTCCACGCTAGAAGAAGCGCGTGATGCAGATTTACTCATTCACGTGGTAGATTATTCTGATCCGCATTATAAAACAATGATGAAAACCACGGAAGAAACATTGAAAGTAGTTGGGGTGGAAGATGTTCCAGTCATTTATGCGTACAATAAAGCAGATCTTTTAGAAGACGAAATGTATCCTAAACAAACGGGAAATACGATTATCTTTTCAGCGCGAGAAGAAGAAAGCTTAGAATTTCTAACAGAAGTGATTCGTAAAGAATTATTTGCCAGTTATGAAAAAGCAACCTTCTTAATTCCGTTTGAAGCGGGGCAAGTTGTCGCTTATTTAAATGAGCATGCCGATATTTTAGAGACCGAATACTTGGAAAATGGCACGCAGATTGTGGCGGAAGTGAGTCCGGCTGACTTACAAAAACTAGCAGAATATCAAGTAGCTGAGTAA
- a CDS encoding flavin reductase family protein codes for MTIFKSADLSQKENYKFLTGSIIPRPIAFVTTLAEDGVTVNAAPFSFFNVVSSDPAIVSIAVQRADGEQKDTTRNAAFTKELNIHIVSESFVEEMNKTAARLAPDVSEIEKTSLHLEQVPGMKTPKISEANIVLTSKLEQIIPIKNDAGEVVSDLILARILTYDFADEVFDSEHHYILPEKLAPVARLAGNDYTKLSDIFRIERPN; via the coding sequence ATGACTATTTTTAAAAGTGCTGATTTATCCCAAAAAGAAAACTACAAATTTTTAACTGGAAGCATTATTCCGCGACCAATTGCTTTTGTAACGACGCTTGCTGAAGACGGGGTGACGGTTAACGCCGCCCCGTTCAGTTTTTTTAATGTTGTTTCAAGCGATCCAGCGATAGTTTCGATAGCTGTTCAACGTGCGGATGGCGAGCAAAAAGATACAACTAGAAATGCGGCTTTTACGAAAGAATTAAATATTCATATTGTTAGCGAGTCTTTTGTGGAAGAAATGAATAAAACCGCTGCTCGACTTGCACCTGATGTGAGTGAAATCGAAAAAACAAGCTTGCATTTAGAGCAAGTTCCTGGAATGAAAACTCCAAAAATTTCCGAAGCAAACATCGTGCTTACGTCCAAACTAGAGCAAATCATTCCCATTAAGAATGACGCTGGTGAGGTTGTTTCTGATTTAATTCTTGCACGTATTTTGACATATGATTTTGCAGATGAGGTGTTTGATTCTGAGCATCATTATATTTTGCCAGAAAAACTTGCACCAGTTGCCAGACTCGCTGGAAATGACTATACAAAACTTAGCGATATTTTCCGGATTGAAAGGCCGAATTAA
- a CDS encoding glycoside hydrolase family 76 protein — protein MKWSEYANLAQLSLEKFYLADTKEQFLNNFYPTENPEEDNKVFNYWWLAHLVEVRLDAYLRTKKQADLEIAENTYMHNKNRNGETLIHDFYDDMLWNALAAYRLYKETGKPIYLEDAQLVWQDLVDTGWNNIMGGGFAWRRPQMYYKNTPVNAPFIILSCWLYNELNETKYLEWAMKTYEWQTKVLVREDGFVEDGINRLEDGAIDYEWKFTYNQGVYIGANLELYRITKEAKYLDTANKTADISLKELTEDGIFKDEGSGGDEGLFKGIFYRYFTDLMEETANKTYRNFVFNSCQVLVDNAKLDGYLLMGMNWKEKPSGKIPYSAELSGMIALEMAAKLER, from the coding sequence ATGAAATGGTCCGAATATGCAAATTTAGCTCAACTAAGTTTAGAAAAATTTTATCTTGCCGATACAAAAGAACAATTTTTAAATAACTTTTATCCGACAGAAAATCCTGAGGAAGATAATAAAGTTTTTAATTATTGGTGGCTAGCTCACTTGGTGGAAGTACGATTAGATGCATACTTACGCACAAAAAAACAAGCGGATTTGGAGATAGCAGAAAACACATATATGCATAATAAAAATAGAAATGGTGAAACGCTTATTCATGATTTTTATGATGATATGCTCTGGAATGCACTTGCGGCTTATCGTCTATATAAAGAGACTGGAAAACCAATTTATCTAGAAGATGCACAGTTGGTTTGGCAGGATTTAGTGGATACTGGTTGGAATAACATAATGGGAGGTGGCTTTGCTTGGCGTCGACCACAAATGTATTATAAAAACACGCCCGTGAATGCACCGTTTATTATTCTTTCTTGTTGGCTATATAATGAACTTAATGAAACGAAATATTTAGAGTGGGCAATGAAGACCTACGAATGGCAAACTAAAGTACTTGTACGTGAAGATGGTTTTGTTGAAGATGGCATTAATCGTTTAGAAGACGGGGCCATTGATTACGAATGGAAATTTACTTATAACCAAGGTGTATATATTGGAGCTAATTTAGAATTATATCGTATTACTAAAGAAGCAAAATATTTAGATACTGCGAATAAAACTGCGGATATATCATTAAAAGAATTAACGGAAGATGGTATATTTAAGGATGAAGGCAGCGGCGGAGATGAAGGACTATTCAAAGGGATTTTTTACAGATATTTTACTGATTTAATGGAAGAAACCGCAAATAAAACCTATCGGAATTTTGTATTTAATAGCTGCCAAGTGCTAGTTGATAATGCAAAATTAGATGGATATTTGTTAATGGGAATGAATTGGAAAGAAAAACCCTCTGGAAAAATTCCTTATTCAGCAGAATTAAGTGGAATGATCGCACTTGAAATGGCGGCAAAACTAGAACGATAA
- a CDS encoding glycoside hydrolase family 125 protein yields the protein MVIANRDFIQISTEKIKKEINNQKLVEMYKRCMENTLDSTIKIRDSGLTFILTGDIPAMWLRDSVCQVRPFLIFAKENEEIESMLIGLSKEQVSLVEIDPYANAFNETPNGAGHQADKTEMHPQVWERKYEIDSLCYPIQLAYLIWKITGRTEQFDAAFFKMLQTIFALWEVEQHHETKSPYRFERMDCVPSDTLKRDGLGTETAYTGMLWSGFRPSDDACEYGYLIPSNMFAVVVLGYAKEIIEAFYPSEIETIKQAATLQNDIQLGIEKFGTYNHPTFGEIFAFEVDGLGNQLLMDDANVPSLLSMPIIEYLEKESPIYQNTRKFILSKSNPYYFEGKLAKGIGSPHTPAGYIWPIGLAIQGLTASDKSEKLEILQMLLRTDAGTGLMHESFHPDYPEDFTREWFSWANMMFCELVLDVAGFRMANVLKN from the coding sequence TTGGTTATTGCAAACCGAGATTTTATACAAATAAGTACGGAAAAAATAAAAAAAGAAATAAATAATCAAAAATTAGTTGAAATGTATAAAAGGTGTATGGAAAACACATTAGACAGCACCATAAAAATTCGAGACAGTGGACTCACATTTATTTTAACAGGTGATATTCCAGCAATGTGGCTACGTGATTCAGTATGTCAAGTACGACCTTTTCTAATTTTTGCTAAAGAAAATGAAGAAATTGAGTCGATGTTGATTGGCCTTAGCAAAGAACAAGTGAGTTTAGTTGAAATTGATCCTTATGCTAACGCTTTTAATGAAACACCAAATGGAGCTGGACATCAAGCTGATAAAACAGAAATGCATCCACAAGTATGGGAACGAAAATATGAAATTGATTCATTATGTTATCCGATCCAATTAGCTTATCTTATTTGGAAAATTACTGGAAGAACAGAACAATTTGATGCAGCATTTTTCAAGATGTTACAAACGATTTTTGCTTTATGGGAAGTAGAACAACATCATGAAACAAAATCGCCGTATCGTTTTGAACGGATGGACTGTGTTCCTTCTGATACCTTAAAAAGAGACGGACTAGGAACAGAAACAGCATACACAGGAATGCTTTGGTCAGGATTTAGACCAAGTGATGATGCTTGTGAATATGGGTACCTTATTCCATCTAATATGTTTGCAGTAGTAGTTTTAGGTTACGCAAAAGAAATTATAGAAGCTTTTTATCCAAGTGAGATAGAAACGATCAAACAAGCTGCTACCTTACAAAATGATATCCAATTAGGAATTGAAAAATTTGGTACATATAATCATCCTACATTTGGTGAAATATTTGCATTTGAAGTAGATGGTCTTGGAAATCAATTATTGATGGATGATGCAAATGTTCCAAGTCTACTCTCTATGCCAATCATCGAATATCTTGAAAAGGAATCTCCCATTTATCAGAATACGCGGAAGTTTATTTTAAGTAAGTCAAATCCGTATTATTTTGAAGGTAAACTGGCAAAAGGAATTGGTAGTCCGCATACACCAGCAGGATATATTTGGCCAATTGGACTGGCAATTCAAGGATTGACTGCAAGTGATAAATCAGAAAAACTGGAGATTTTGCAAATGTTGTTAAGAACGGATGCCGGAACTGGATTAATGCATGAATCGTTTCATCCAGATTACCCGGAAGACTTTACGCGCGAATGGTTTTCTTGGGCTAATATGATGTTTTGTGAATTAGTACTTGATGTAGCTGGGTTTCGAATGGCAAATGTTTTGAAGAACTAA
- a CDS encoding alpha/beta hydrolase produces the protein MEHIYIPGKNKDLAPLLLLHGTGGDEKSLVEVAEFIAGDAAVLSLRGDIKEGGANRFFKRFHDGSLDLEDLESKTSELITTTRELAKKYQLDFERIIAVGYSNGANIAANALLQAENSFHKAILFHAMPAGNKQPEFSISHRSVFLSAGLNDPLITAKASEELVEILKQRGANVETVWTAAGHSLTMEEIEEAKKWYQNNQK, from the coding sequence ATGGAACACATTTATATTCCCGGAAAAAATAAGGATTTAGCTCCATTATTACTACTTCACGGGACAGGCGGCGATGAAAAGTCGCTTGTCGAAGTAGCAGAATTTATCGCGGGTGATGCGGCTGTTTTATCGTTACGCGGTGATATTAAAGAAGGCGGAGCAAATCGGTTTTTCAAAAGATTTCATGATGGCAGTTTAGATTTAGAAGACTTGGAAAGTAAAACCTCGGAATTAATCACTACAACGCGCGAACTTGCTAAAAAATATCAACTAGATTTTGAGCGAATCATTGCAGTAGGGTATTCAAATGGTGCCAATATTGCGGCCAATGCACTTCTTCAAGCGGAGAATAGCTTTCATAAAGCGATTTTATTTCATGCAATGCCAGCTGGAAACAAACAACCCGAATTTTCGATTAGCCATCGTAGTGTATTTCTGTCCGCTGGTTTAAATGACCCGCTTATTACAGCGAAAGCTTCCGAAGAATTAGTTGAAATCCTCAAACAACGTGGAGCGAACGTGGAAACGGTTTGGACAGCAGCTGGGCATTCACTGACTATGGAAGAAATAGAAGAAGCGAAAAAATGGTATCAAAACAACCAGAAATGA
- a CDS encoding ABC transporter substrate-binding protein, with protein sequence MKKVLLAILSMVLLLSLAACGGGSDSSKDKDGKEEIVMWGSWSGDQIKQLEKQIDSYNKSQDKYKVKYVMQENVEEKLLTGIAGGELPDIIMWDRYQTALYAPKGVLEPLDKLVKEDNLKMDDFYEESVKEMTYSDKLYGLPLLNDNRILFYNKKLLQEAGVKPPTTWDELATAAQKTTKWDGNKMTQAGMSLQDVGLFNLYLMQAGGELVTSDNKETAFNSEQGLEVLNYWDKMQNDLKVYQRGFDDGSDAFAAGKEAMTYNGPWALADYNKVEDLDYGVVEPPKGPNGDKGAIMGGFGLVMPKQAEHKDGAWDFMKWWTTKPENGVEFAKISGWLPANKIAAEDEYFTKDPNYSVFVNTMKYAKIRPTVAGYADVEGLAMKPQFEKFMNGNISAEKALSQAEKEGNQILKEERDK encoded by the coding sequence ATGAAAAAAGTATTGTTAGCAATTCTTAGTATGGTATTGTTGCTCAGTTTAGCGGCTTGTGGTGGAGGTTCAGACAGTAGTAAGGATAAGGACGGAAAAGAAGAAATTGTTATGTGGGGTTCTTGGTCAGGAGATCAAATTAAACAGTTAGAGAAACAAATCGATAGTTATAATAAGTCACAAGATAAATATAAAGTAAAATATGTAATGCAAGAAAATGTAGAAGAAAAATTATTAACAGGAATTGCAGGTGGCGAACTCCCTGATATTATTATGTGGGATCGCTATCAAACAGCTCTTTATGCACCAAAAGGAGTGCTTGAACCGCTAGATAAACTTGTCAAAGAAGACAACTTGAAGATGGATGATTTTTATGAAGAATCAGTGAAAGAAATGACCTATAGTGATAAATTATATGGTTTACCACTATTAAATGATAATCGAATTCTATTTTATAATAAAAAATTATTACAAGAAGCTGGCGTAAAACCACCAACTACGTGGGATGAATTAGCAACTGCTGCGCAAAAAACAACGAAGTGGGATGGGAATAAAATGACGCAAGCAGGAATGTCGCTTCAAGATGTTGGGTTGTTTAACTTATATTTAATGCAGGCGGGTGGCGAACTAGTAACTTCTGACAATAAAGAAACGGCATTCAATTCAGAACAAGGCTTAGAAGTACTAAATTACTGGGATAAAATGCAAAATGATTTAAAAGTGTACCAACGTGGTTTTGATGATGGCTCCGATGCTTTTGCAGCTGGAAAAGAAGCCATGACATACAACGGTCCGTGGGCTTTAGCAGATTATAATAAAGTAGAAGACCTTGATTATGGTGTAGTAGAACCACCTAAAGGACCAAATGGCGATAAAGGCGCTATCATGGGCGGATTTGGATTAGTAATGCCTAAACAAGCCGAACATAAAGATGGCGCATGGGACTTTATGAAGTGGTGGACAACGAAACCAGAAAATGGCGTAGAATTTGCCAAAATTAGTGGTTGGTTACCAGCAAACAAAATTGCTGCTGAAGATGAATATTTTACGAAAGACCCAAATTATTCTGTTTTTGTAAATACAATGAAATATGCTAAAATTCGTCCAACTGTGGCAGGCTATGCAGACGTAGAAGGTTTAGCAATGAAGCCTCAATTTGAGAAATTCATGAATGGTAATATTTCAGCTGAAAAAGCTTTATCACAAGCTGAAAAAGAAGGAAACCAAATTTTAAAAGAAGAGAGAGATAAATAA
- a CDS encoding carbohydrate ABC transporter permease gives MNTIKLKKGSKSFIWYIAVLLISLVTVFPLIWTVSTSFKPTSEILSNSMNLIPKMFTWDNYKDVFSTTPFARYLVNSLILAVGGVLTNLFFGSLAGYAFAKLPFKGKKGLFMTFLGSMMIPAVVTMIPSFLVLKNFPLMGGNDITGHGGMGFINTYWAILIPGAAGAFSIFFMKQFFETLPDELSEAARIDGCSEFKIFWKIYMPLAKTALATLGIMTFQAGWNQFMWPLIVLNSQKMMTVQVGLASFQYNESANYGALMAGTIVSTIPVLFVFIFAQKYFVEGIAHNGGK, from the coding sequence ATGAATACCATAAAATTAAAAAAAGGGAGCAAGTCGTTCATTTGGTATATTGCTGTACTTCTAATTAGTTTAGTGACTGTTTTTCCACTTATTTGGACAGTGTCTACTTCCTTTAAACCAACAAGTGAAATTTTAAGTAATAGTATGAATTTAATTCCTAAAATGTTTACTTGGGATAATTACAAAGATGTTTTTAGTACAACCCCATTTGCCCGCTACCTAGTCAACTCTTTAATACTTGCAGTTGGTGGTGTGCTCACTAATTTATTCTTCGGGTCATTAGCAGGTTATGCTTTTGCTAAGCTACCTTTTAAAGGGAAAAAAGGTCTTTTTATGACATTTTTAGGAAGCATGATGATTCCAGCAGTAGTAACAATGATTCCATCTTTCTTAGTATTAAAGAATTTTCCATTGATGGGTGGAAATGATATTACTGGTCATGGTGGTATGGGTTTTATTAATACTTACTGGGCAATTTTGATTCCAGGAGCCGCTGGGGCATTTTCGATCTTTTTCATGAAACAGTTTTTTGAAACGTTACCAGATGAACTTTCTGAAGCTGCAAGAATAGATGGTTGTTCGGAGTTTAAAATCTTTTGGAAAATCTATATGCCGCTTGCTAAAACTGCATTAGCTACTCTTGGAATAATGACATTCCAGGCTGGCTGGAACCAGTTCATGTGGCCATTAATTGTTCTTAATTCACAAAAAATGATGACAGTTCAAGTAGGACTTGCTTCTTTTCAATATAATGAGAGCGCCAATTATGGGGCTTTAATGGCTGGGACAATTGTTTCTACCATTCCAGTATTATTTGTATTTATTTTTGCACAAAAATATTTTGTAGAAGGTATCGCGCATAATGGCGGTAAATAA